The Lucilia cuprina isolate Lc7/37 unplaced genomic scaffold, ASM2204524v1 Scaffold_5685, whole genome shotgun sequence DNA window AATAAGTAAGGGTAATATTTTGAAACTACAGCGAATCACTAGAGCTCCAATTCtgctctagttaagttctagttttgttctagttctgttctagttctgttctagttattttctagttctgttctagttctgttctagttctgttctagttctgttctagttctgttctagttctgttctagttctgttctagttctgttctagttctgttctagttctgttctagttctgttctagttctgttctagttctgtagaatactcattttattataatgaagggtatacaaatagaagTACATGTTAAGTTACTACCACAGtcataataaaactataaagtCAGGAATTAAAATGAAGCAAAAAACCAACACAAATATTGtgaaatgaaaaagtaaatttcaaaacaataatgaaatggataaaaatttataaaattatgcaataaattaaatatttctttgttgaaacataaaataacaagtaaaaaggaaaataattgaatttctaCTAAAgagaacaaatgaaaaaaattcaaatttaaaataaccattaaaaaaacatttcaatagaattaataaaaaaataaacatttggctaaaaatatcgaaaagaactgttataaaaaaattaatatttgtctaTCAGTTATACCTCAAGggcaaaatctttcaaaaaatgTGTCCTTTTTCttctcaacaaaaaaatataaaatttattagttttttaacacCAGGAAGTGACAGTtgagttattttttcttttacttatttttaaccatttttattattgttaaaaatttatatttaaagctcTAAAGGCGAGCAGAAAGAAAATGTCCTTTTTCTAGGttttgatgtatgtatgtgtgagtcTGTGTTCAAGATAGTTGCGATAGTATGTTTTAGTGAATAACACTTACATTGTGTGCCTGTTGTAGTAAATTTAATTGTTGTGTCACTAAAATGACAGTGCGATTGGCTTTCaatagcatttttttaatactttgttCAAATATGTGACGGGCTACTTCATTGTCTAACGATGATAAAGGATCAtcctgcaaaaagaaaaaataaagagagggagagagaaatatagaaaatacaaaaatcattatattaaaaaactagacatgtaacaaaattgaaaaataaaaattcatgcaaaatattgaatgaacaaataaaaatgatttgagATGAAAACAGCTGAtggcaaaatatattaaaatctacCACTCACCATTATTACGACATTAGCTGACGAATATAAAGCTCTCGCTATGGCCACTCTTTGTCTCTGACCACCCGACATATTGATACCACGCTCTCCTATCACCGTCAAATCTCTTGCCGGCATTAGCTCTATATCCGGTTTAAGAGCACAGGCTTCAAGTACAAAATCATAGCGGCGTGGACGAAAAGATTCTCCAAATAAAATATTCTCACGAATACTGGCATTAAGAAGCCAGGGCTGTTGAGGTACAAAAGCAATCGTAGAGGTTCTGAAAGGAGAGAAAGgatacaagaaaaaattttaaaatctaaacttAAATGTAAGCTCAATCTTgttgtaaatgttttatttaat harbors:
- the LOC111685440 gene encoding ATP-binding cassette sub-family C member Sur; translation: TSTIAFVPQQPWLLNASIRENILFGESFRPRRYDFVLEACALKPDIELMPARDLTVIGERGINMSGGQRQRVAIARALYSSANVVIMDDPLSSLDNEVARHIFEQSIKKMLLKANRTVILVTQQLNLLQQAHNLIVLKDGCLQASGSYKDIEITHPHIIAKWNSIIAKANAKEQQNK